In Paenibacillus hexagrammi, the following are encoded in one genomic region:
- a CDS encoding PIN domain-containing protein, translating into MSRGYLLDTNIAIAILINEKNVIDFIKQAARDKMSIYFSTITECEVFAGLKPEEQLRAEKLFTSRRCLEVTSESAKLAGIIRREQKAKRRKLKTPDAIIIATAMVNELTLLSRDSDMNFVQNELGVSLIKI; encoded by the coding sequence ATGAGTCGAGGTTATTTACTTGACACAAATATCGCGATAGCCATATTGATTAACGAGAAAAACGTAATCGATTTTATCAAGCAAGCTGCGAGAGATAAAATGTCTATCTACTTTTCTACGATTACAGAATGTGAAGTATTCGCGGGTTTAAAACCAGAGGAACAACTGCGTGCAGAAAAGCTATTTACCTCAAGGAGATGTTTAGAGGTGACTTCGGAGAGTGCAAAGCTAGCCGGGATCATTCGTAGGGAGCAGAAAGCAAAAAGGCGTAAGCTTAAAACACCTGATGCTATCATTATTGCAACTGCTATGGTTAATGAATTAACTTTATTGTCTCGAGATTCCGATATGAATTTTGTCCAAAACGAGCTTGGTGTTTCTTTAATAAAAATATAA
- a CDS encoding response regulator transcription factor has protein sequence MYKLAFVDDETTTRDTLCSCFPWEQAGFEIVAQLGNGMEALKYLLQHELDAILCDIKMPVMSGIELAREIHERKLPVEVILLSGLRDFELARQAISYGVRHYMVKPAKFKDLHDVLMQLKRELDEQKGGAAEPDSDIPTQVEVNEQSLDPVIQRMLHFIEVEYRTVTLEDVAQFVHMNPSYVSSYFRKLTGQKFSDYVLGIRMKKAAELLREHRWKALEVSEMVGYANAKNFIRAFKQYYGKTPGQFKHEH, from the coding sequence ATGTACAAATTAGCGTTTGTTGATGATGAGACGACGACTCGAGACACGCTTTGCAGCTGTTTTCCATGGGAGCAGGCCGGATTCGAAATTGTGGCTCAGCTTGGAAATGGAATGGAAGCGCTTAAATATTTGCTCCAGCATGAGCTGGATGCGATCCTTTGCGATATCAAAATGCCCGTCATGAGCGGGATTGAGCTGGCAAGGGAAATCCATGAACGTAAACTGCCGGTGGAGGTAATTCTGCTCAGCGGGCTGCGGGATTTTGAGCTGGCACGCCAGGCGATCAGCTACGGCGTTCGGCATTACATGGTGAAGCCGGCTAAATTCAAAGATTTGCACGATGTTCTCATGCAGCTCAAGCGGGAATTGGATGAACAAAAGGGAGGGGCAGCTGAGCCTGACTCCGACATCCCCACGCAGGTGGAAGTGAACGAACAATCCCTCGATCCTGTCATACAGCGCATGCTTCACTTTATTGAAGTCGAATACCGAACCGTAACCCTGGAGGATGTGGCGCAGTTTGTACACATGAATCCCAGCTATGTGAGCTCCTATTTTCGCAAGCTTACGGGTCAAAAGTTCTCCGATTATGTGCTTGGGATTCGGATGAAAAAAGCGGCTGAGCTTTTGCGGGAGCATCGCTGGAAGGCGCTTGAGGTCAGCGAAATGGTGGGATATGCGAATGCGAAAAATTTTATACGCGCTTTTAAGCAGTATTACGGGAAAACGCCAGGGCAGTTCAAGCACGAGCATTAA
- a CDS encoding carbohydrate ABC transporter permease: MRMRNVLWGLLFVSPWVIGFLWFQLYPLLLSFYYSFTDSTVVKPGKFIGLDNYVKMLTVDKDFFPSIKVTIIYTLIAVPAKLAFALFIALILNMKGKAVNWYRTVYYLPSILGGSVAISILWRFLFMKEGVVNQALSYLHIPAVNWLGSPHVALGTISLLVVWQFGSSMVLFLAGLKQIPSELYEAAMVDGAGRVRMLWTITIPLLTPIIFFNLVMQAINALQEFTAAFVVTNGGPVKSTYLFGLKIYDEAFSNMKMGYASALSWFLFAMILILTLFIFRSARSWVHYEDGGK, translated from the coding sequence ATGCGTATGCGCAACGTCCTCTGGGGCCTGTTATTCGTATCGCCCTGGGTGATCGGGTTTCTTTGGTTTCAGCTTTATCCGCTGCTCTTATCGTTCTATTACTCCTTCACAGACTCTACGGTTGTCAAACCGGGCAAGTTCATTGGATTGGATAATTACGTGAAAATGTTGACGGTCGACAAGGATTTCTTCCCCTCCATCAAGGTCACGATTATATATACGCTGATTGCCGTTCCGGCCAAGCTGGCTTTTGCCCTGTTCATTGCTTTGATCCTGAATATGAAAGGAAAAGCAGTCAATTGGTACCGCACGGTTTATTATTTGCCTTCCATCCTGGGCGGCAGCGTTGCGATCTCCATTCTGTGGCGGTTTCTGTTTATGAAGGAGGGCGTTGTGAATCAAGCCCTGTCCTATCTCCATATTCCGGCTGTTAACTGGCTGGGCAGTCCTCATGTAGCTCTTGGAACAATTAGTTTACTCGTAGTCTGGCAGTTCGGCTCCTCCATGGTCCTGTTCCTCGCAGGTCTCAAGCAAATTCCATCTGAGCTGTACGAAGCTGCGATGGTTGACGGTGCCGGACGGGTGCGTATGCTCTGGACGATTACCATCCCGCTGCTTACGCCGATCATTTTCTTTAATCTAGTCATGCAGGCCATTAATGCCCTTCAGGAGTTTACAGCGGCCTTCGTCGTTACCAACGGCGGACCGGTGAAATCGACCTATTTGTTCGGTCTGAAAATCTATGACGAGGCGTTTTCCAATATGAAGATGGGCTATGCGTCCGCGCTGTCCTGGTTCCTGTTCGCCATGATTCTCATCTTGACCCTTTTCATCTTCCGTTCGGCTAGATCTTGGGTCCATTATGAAGACGGAGGGAAATAA
- a CDS encoding sulfatase-like hydrolase/transferase, which produces MTQTADKRPNVIVFFTDQQRWDTTGAHGNPLELTPNYDRMAANGTHAAYAFTSQPVCGPSRSCLQTGLYATASGCFTNSIPLPEGTQTVAHYFKEAGYDTGYIGKWHLAGTRTQPVPVEKRGGYDYWLAADSLEHTSDAYRTLLYNEDNEPVELPGYRVDALTDAAIRYIADRRNDEKPFYLFLSYLEPHHQNHRDDYPSPDIYRGRYSSRYVPPDLAALSGTAHQHLDGYYGMVKRLDEALGRLNDALKSLGMTDNTVMAFTSDHGCHFKTRNGEYKRSCHESSIRVPLAFSGPGFNGGGTMRELVSLLDLPPTLLDAAGIEVPRHMQGRSILPLVGGNRAARNAWPQEVFVQISESEVGRAIRTRRWKYAVTAPSGDPIRDSGASDYVESFLYDLEADPYELNNLVDKESHAEVRAHLRELLIGRMVAAGEAAPVIHALPTRASGQLKVSRAEIYE; this is translated from the coding sequence ATGACTCAAACCGCAGACAAGCGGCCTAATGTTATCGTATTTTTTACCGATCAGCAGCGCTGGGATACGACCGGCGCACATGGAAACCCTTTGGAGCTGACGCCGAATTATGACCGGATGGCTGCCAACGGCACGCATGCCGCCTATGCTTTTACGAGCCAGCCCGTCTGCGGGCCGTCCCGCTCCTGCCTGCAAACCGGACTCTACGCGACGGCATCCGGCTGCTTCACGAACAGCATCCCGCTGCCGGAAGGTACACAGACCGTTGCGCATTATTTTAAGGAAGCCGGCTATGATACGGGCTACATTGGCAAATGGCACCTGGCGGGGACGCGTACTCAGCCGGTGCCTGTCGAGAAAAGAGGCGGCTACGACTACTGGCTCGCCGCCGATTCCCTTGAGCATACGTCCGATGCTTATCGGACCCTGCTCTACAACGAGGACAACGAGCCTGTTGAGCTGCCCGGGTATCGCGTAGACGCTCTAACGGATGCGGCCATCCGTTATATTGCGGATCGGCGGAACGACGAGAAGCCCTTTTATCTGTTTCTCTCGTACCTGGAGCCCCACCATCAAAATCATCGCGACGATTATCCTTCGCCGGACATATACCGCGGGAGGTATTCGTCCCGCTATGTACCGCCGGACCTCGCTGCGCTCAGCGGAACCGCTCATCAGCATTTGGACGGTTACTACGGCATGGTCAAAAGGCTTGATGAGGCGCTAGGCCGGTTGAACGACGCGCTCAAGAGCCTTGGCATGACCGACAACACCGTGATGGCTTTTACCTCCGATCACGGCTGCCACTTCAAAACGCGCAACGGCGAATACAAGCGTTCCTGCCACGAAAGCTCCATCCGGGTACCGCTTGCGTTCAGCGGGCCCGGCTTTAATGGCGGCGGCACGATGCGCGAGCTGGTCAGCCTGCTCGATCTGCCGCCAACGCTGCTTGATGCGGCCGGCATCGAGGTTCCGCGGCATATGCAGGGCCGCTCCATCCTGCCGCTGGTTGGCGGTAACCGGGCGGCGCGAAACGCATGGCCGCAGGAGGTCTTCGTCCAGATCAGCGAGTCCGAGGTCGGGCGGGCCATCCGTACCCGGCGCTGGAAATATGCGGTGACCGCACCCTCAGGGGATCCGATCCGCGACAGCGGAGCCTCCGACTATGTCGAGTCCTTCCTGTACGACCTGGAGGCGGATCCTTATGAGCTGAACAACCTCGTGGATAAAGAGTCGCACGCGGAAGTGCGGGCGCATCTGCGGGAGCTGCTTATTGGAAGAATGGTCGCAGCTGGAGAAGCTGCGCCAGTGATTCATGCGCTGCCTACCCGGGCTTCGGGGCAGCTGAAGGTGTCGCGGGCTGAGATTTATGAGTGA
- a CDS encoding type II toxin-antitoxin system Phd/YefM family antitoxin yields MPQIRPVSDLRNNFAEISKIVHESREPVFLTKNGHGDMVVMSIEQYESIQSGNEIYIKLKEAELEAKNSKVRYSHAVVFDQLKRQLKQGE; encoded by the coding sequence ATGCCGCAAATCAGACCTGTCTCTGACCTAAGAAACAATTTTGCTGAAATTTCTAAGATAGTCCACGAAAGCCGTGAACCCGTTTTTCTTACTAAAAATGGGCATGGTGATATGGTGGTTATGAGCATAGAACAATATGAGAGCATTCAGTCCGGAAATGAGATTTATATAAAACTGAAAGAAGCAGAATTAGAAGCAAAGAATTCCAAAGTACGGTACAGCCATGCTGTAGTGTTCGATCAGTTGAAAAGACAACTCAAACAAGGTGAATGA
- a CDS encoding slipin family protein: MLKRYIVKSDERGLLFKKGSYMKRLQPGVYRPAPFSDDEIVLLNVTKPFHVQGKDLNLFLQDQRLLDELTVIHVQDHEYALHYEDGKFVSLLTAGKYAFWNVLKRHEFTRVDIRQPEIGPEIDRAILAKVAGYFYTSEVANYETGMLFYNNVMQKQLTPGKYYFWKGPVLASVNTVDLRRQQLDMTGQEIMTEDKVTLRLNFVCQYQITDPLRALEIKSFEEQIYVLLQLILREYVGTLKLDDLLRMKQEIAAFVLSRLNDKSEEYGIKFLSAGVKDIILPGDIKEILNTVLLAEKKAQANLITRREETASTRSLLNTAKLMDENQTLFRLKELEFLEKICEKIGTISLTGGGNLLEQLNSLLGGGKQAG, encoded by the coding sequence ATGTTGAAAAGATACATCGTCAAATCCGACGAACGAGGTTTACTCTTTAAAAAAGGCAGCTACATGAAGCGTCTGCAGCCGGGCGTTTACCGTCCTGCGCCATTTTCCGATGATGAAATCGTGCTATTGAATGTAACCAAGCCTTTTCATGTGCAAGGGAAAGACTTGAACCTATTTTTACAAGACCAGCGGCTGCTTGACGAGCTTACGGTCATCCATGTTCAGGATCATGAGTACGCGCTTCATTATGAAGATGGGAAGTTCGTATCGCTTTTGACAGCAGGCAAATATGCATTCTGGAATGTGCTGAAGCGCCATGAATTTACTCGGGTCGATATCCGTCAGCCTGAGATTGGACCTGAGATAGATCGAGCGATCCTGGCGAAGGTCGCAGGCTATTTCTATACGTCTGAAGTGGCCAACTACGAGACAGGGATGCTTTTTTACAACAATGTGATGCAAAAGCAGCTCACCCCGGGGAAGTATTACTTCTGGAAGGGACCCGTCCTAGCATCGGTCAATACCGTAGATTTGCGGCGGCAGCAGCTGGATATGACCGGGCAGGAAATCATGACGGAAGACAAAGTGACGCTTCGCCTGAACTTCGTCTGCCAGTACCAAATCACGGATCCGCTGCGTGCGCTGGAGATCAAATCCTTTGAGGAACAAATCTATGTGCTGCTGCAGCTGATTCTCCGTGAGTATGTAGGAACCTTGAAGCTTGACGATCTGCTGCGGATGAAGCAGGAGATTGCGGCCTTTGTGCTATCCCGTCTGAACGACAAAAGCGAGGAGTACGGAATCAAATTCCTTTCCGCAGGCGTCAAGGACATCATCCTTCCGGGAGATATCAAAGAGATCTTGAACACTGTGCTTCTAGCGGAAAAGAAAGCCCAAGCGAACCTGATCACCCGCCGTGAAGAAACAGCCTCCACCCGCAGCCTGCTGAATACAGCGAAGCTGATGGACGAGAACCAGACCTTGTTCCGCTTGAAGGAGCTCGAATTCCTTGAGAAAATTTGCGAGAAAATCGGCACCATTTCACTTACAGGCGGAGGCAATCTGCTGGAGCAGCTGAATTCGCTGTTAGGTGGGGGTAAGCAGGCAGGATAA
- a CDS encoding type II toxin-antitoxin system RelE/ParE family toxin: MENKYTLCYIELARSDLRGIVDYVSNQLFARQAAMDLVDKLDKAISNLEKFLLSGHLYRNNHRLEDEYRVLVVENYLVFYVVYDNIVEIRRVLYGKRNFEELI; the protein is encoded by the coding sequence ATGGAAAATAAGTATACATTATGTTATATCGAACTGGCTCGTTCAGATTTAAGAGGAATTGTTGATTACGTTAGCAATCAGCTTTTTGCAAGACAAGCAGCAATGGATCTTGTCGATAAGCTGGATAAGGCCATTTCCAATTTGGAGAAATTCCTATTATCTGGACACCTATATCGAAATAATCACAGGCTTGAGGATGAATACCGGGTACTGGTAGTTGAAAATTATCTTGTATTCTACGTCGTATATGACAATATCGTGGAAATTAGGAGAGTTTTATATGGAAAACGAAACTTTGAAGAATTAATTTAG
- a CDS encoding carbohydrate ABC transporter permease yields MPNSTTTATSAAQPRSAASRAQSAKLRTAVKHIALLLLGWLMIYPLIWLFLSSFKTNADLFGTLSLWPSQFVWDSYVKGWAGTGQYSYTTFFYNTFVLVIPTVVLTVLSSVLVAYGFARFKFPLRNLLFVLMISTLMLPHTVIIIPRYLIFRNLGWLDSYLPFIVPAAFGCFPFFIFMLVQFFRGLPKELDESAVMDGCNPPTILFRILLPLCMPAMISASIFQFIWTWNDFFNPLIFINSVKKFPISLALRMTIDSTGGTIEWNQIMAMAVLAILPPVLVFFFSQKYFVEGIATTGIKG; encoded by the coding sequence ATGCCGAATTCAACAACCACAGCAACATCCGCTGCTCAACCTAGAAGCGCAGCCTCCAGAGCGCAAAGCGCCAAGCTGCGTACTGCCGTGAAACACATCGCCCTCCTGCTTCTTGGCTGGCTGATGATTTATCCGCTGATTTGGCTGTTCTTAAGCTCTTTTAAGACCAACGCCGACTTATTCGGTACGCTCAGCCTCTGGCCCAGCCAGTTTGTATGGGATTCCTACGTGAAGGGATGGGCGGGCACAGGCCAGTACAGCTATACGACGTTTTTCTATAATACTTTCGTGCTGGTGATTCCTACAGTGGTCCTCACTGTGCTGTCCAGTGTGTTGGTCGCTTATGGCTTTGCCCGTTTCAAATTCCCGCTTCGCAATCTGTTGTTCGTGCTGATGATCTCTACCTTAATGCTGCCGCATACCGTCATTATCATTCCGCGGTATCTCATTTTCCGGAATTTGGGATGGCTGGACAGCTACCTGCCTTTCATTGTACCTGCGGCCTTCGGCTGCTTTCCGTTCTTCATCTTTATGCTGGTTCAGTTTTTCCGGGGACTGCCTAAGGAGCTGGATGAATCAGCGGTCATGGACGGCTGCAATCCGCCGACGATTCTATTCCGCATCCTGCTGCCGCTATGTATGCCTGCCATGATTTCGGCTTCCATCTTCCAATTTATCTGGACCTGGAACGATTTCTTCAATCCGCTTATCTTCATTAATAGTGTGAAAAAATTCCCGATCTCCCTGGCGCTGCGCATGACCATCGATTCAACCGGCGGTACGATCGAGTGGAACCAGATTATGGCGATGGCGGTGCTGGCTATTTTGCCGCCTGTGTTGGTTTTCTTCTTCTCACAGAAGTACTTTGTAGAAGGTATTGCGACGACAGGTATCAAGGGTTAA
- a CDS encoding ABC transporter substrate-binding protein, protein MFNRNLTSLSKMCVVLLSSLTILSACSSGSGAGSGQASTAPSASADTGSGGASTDGKPVSLRFAWWGNDSRHKATLAAIDAYTKQHPNVKIEAEYMGFDGFNKKLATQFAGKTAPDLFQFTYEWSVDMSDFMLDLNSVSSLIDMKQIPESALKDYGAYKGKQIMVPSGMFAATTIVNEEFMQKHGIPADTVWTWDKLIEEGKKVHEADKDAYLLTADIDVINKLILQPYIMQKTGKGWVNDDFTPGFDKAQLTDGLAYLSNLYKSGAIEPFGDSTAFVGKMEQNPKWVKGEIGLLLDYVQAIDKYKQAIQNAKIGVSAFPENPGAVQSGNPTVAGTGFAIAQDSPNKEEAAKFINYLINDKDAALLLTTQRGIPASNVARKALEESGKLNPSISKGLELASAKKTTSPNVISTNAELAQVVKDSIQKLIYNQLTPQQAADEIYEGFTAKLQEMKAK, encoded by the coding sequence TTGTTTAACCGAAACCTAACTAGTCTATCCAAAATGTGTGTCGTATTGCTTAGCTCATTAACTATATTATCCGCTTGCAGCTCCGGCTCAGGCGCAGGCTCCGGTCAAGCCTCCACTGCTCCCAGCGCTTCTGCCGATACCGGTTCAGGCGGTGCTTCTACCGACGGTAAGCCCGTATCACTGCGCTTTGCTTGGTGGGGCAACGACTCCAGACATAAGGCAACGCTAGCTGCCATCGACGCTTATACAAAGCAGCATCCGAATGTAAAAATCGAAGCGGAATATATGGGCTTTGATGGTTTTAACAAAAAGCTCGCTACGCAATTCGCCGGCAAAACCGCTCCCGACTTATTTCAGTTCACGTATGAATGGTCCGTGGATATGAGCGACTTCATGCTGGATCTGAATTCCGTCAGCAGCCTCATTGATATGAAGCAAATTCCGGAGTCCGCACTGAAGGATTACGGTGCTTATAAAGGCAAGCAAATCATGGTTCCGTCGGGGATGTTTGCGGCTACTACCATCGTTAATGAAGAGTTTATGCAAAAACATGGAATTCCCGCCGATACCGTGTGGACGTGGGATAAGCTGATCGAGGAAGGTAAAAAGGTCCATGAAGCGGATAAAGATGCTTACCTGCTTACTGCTGATATCGACGTGATTAACAAGCTGATTCTTCAGCCGTATATCATGCAAAAAACAGGCAAGGGCTGGGTGAACGACGATTTCACTCCTGGCTTCGATAAAGCACAGCTAACCGACGGCCTGGCCTACTTATCTAATCTGTATAAAAGCGGCGCTATTGAGCCGTTCGGCGATAGTACAGCATTCGTCGGCAAGATGGAGCAAAATCCAAAATGGGTAAAAGGCGAAATTGGCCTCCTGCTCGACTACGTTCAAGCCATCGACAAGTATAAGCAAGCTATTCAAAATGCCAAAATCGGTGTCAGCGCATTCCCTGAGAATCCGGGCGCCGTCCAATCGGGTAACCCTACTGTTGCAGGCACAGGCTTTGCTATTGCTCAAGACTCACCTAACAAAGAGGAAGCAGCCAAATTTATCAATTATCTGATTAATGACAAAGATGCTGCACTGCTGCTGACCACACAGCGCGGGATTCCGGCATCAAACGTTGCCCGTAAGGCGCTTGAGGAATCCGGTAAGCTGAACCCTAGCATTTCCAAGGGATTAGAGCTTGCTTCCGCCAAGAAAACAACTTCACCGAACGTCATCAGCACGAATGCAGAGCTTGCTCAAGTCGTCAAGGACTCCATCCAAAAGCTGATCTACAACCAGCTCACACCGCAGCAAGCAGCGGATGAAATTTACGAAGGCTTTACTGCCAAACTCCAAGAAATGAAAGCAAAATAA
- a CDS encoding cache domain-containing sensor histidine kinase has product MRKILYALLSSITGKRQGSSSTSIKYVKQSDAALARKFFADNLRRVIVLSLIPLTILGSLSIFITVWYIRGSVEQNSENRLNQINQLTEVIPAELDSLSLSFDKDPKIKLRLKNILNTTSFSFEEVEALFYLRNVIDVPANSKSYIHSIYIYYENSQGRFLSSRDGIAQMDSVLDTSWYTFYQSKVFSGEEELVTQPRELVASSDPNGTTQVLTVYQPFGGLNEDGHPRGVIVMNVLPSYFAKSLNLFNDWQGSYSYIADPSGDPLITSDSFGGSIPLPESEQLAEGHLIRSSLGGALVTMKQSPRLAWIAVSVIPTKALYSLPRMIVYITLALSVFSLLLSIIYALWITRKNYRQVTQIVHVLEHADRHDDTVPAMPDKIQDVYELIVKNILDTFLEQKYLRIQLSERQAKMELLELKALQSQMNPHFMSNTLHSIYWKAFQLTRSPNDACVMIEQLSDLLEYALRGTDDAVTLHDELANVRGYIELQKTRFSDRLQVIWDTRAEMKDCRVVKISMQPLVENSIHIGLAAQDQLAVKVKCRMNGANLHVTIIDNGPGIPLERLKRIRASFESDSMQGKHVGLFNTSKRLTLHYGAGKWMRVLSKEGKGTAITLIFPQ; this is encoded by the coding sequence ATGCGAAAAATTTTATACGCGCTTTTAAGCAGTATTACGGGAAAACGCCAGGGCAGTTCAAGCACGAGCATTAAATATGTCAAGCAGAGTGATGCAGCTTTAGCGCGAAAATTTTTCGCAGACAACCTGAGACGAGTGATCGTGCTGTCGCTCATTCCTCTGACCATACTAGGCTCCTTGTCCATCTTTATTACAGTTTGGTACATCCGCGGCTCTGTGGAACAGAACAGTGAAAACCGGCTGAATCAAATTAATCAGCTTACGGAGGTCATTCCTGCAGAGCTTGATTCTTTAAGTCTTTCCTTTGACAAGGATCCAAAGATCAAACTTCGGTTGAAAAATATACTCAATACGACTTCGTTTTCCTTTGAAGAGGTAGAGGCACTGTTTTATTTGCGCAACGTCATTGATGTTCCGGCTAATTCCAAATCTTACATCCATTCCATTTATATTTATTATGAGAATTCGCAAGGGCGGTTTTTAAGTTCGCGTGACGGCATTGCCCAGATGGATTCGGTGCTGGATACGAGCTGGTACACCTTTTACCAGTCCAAGGTATTCAGTGGAGAAGAAGAACTGGTTACACAGCCTCGCGAGCTAGTGGCCAGCTCTGACCCTAATGGCACCACGCAGGTGCTAACCGTGTATCAGCCGTTCGGGGGACTTAATGAGGACGGGCATCCCCGCGGCGTGATTGTGATGAATGTCCTGCCTTCCTATTTCGCCAAATCATTGAATTTGTTTAACGACTGGCAGGGCAGCTATTCGTATATCGCAGACCCAAGCGGCGATCCGCTGATTACCTCTGACAGCTTCGGAGGCAGCATCCCGCTGCCAGAGTCTGAGCAGCTAGCAGAAGGGCATTTGATCCGCTCTTCCTTAGGCGGCGCTTTAGTTACAATGAAGCAATCCCCGCGCCTGGCTTGGATAGCCGTATCCGTCATCCCGACCAAAGCGTTGTACAGCCTTCCGAGGATGATCGTGTACATTACCTTGGCGCTATCCGTGTTCTCCTTGCTGCTGAGTATCATCTACGCTCTCTGGATCACTAGGAAAAATTACCGACAAGTTACGCAAATCGTCCATGTGCTGGAGCATGCCGATCGCCATGATGACACCGTCCCTGCCATGCCGGACAAGATTCAAGACGTGTACGAGCTAATCGTCAAAAATATTCTTGATACGTTCCTGGAGCAAAAATATTTGCGCATCCAGCTCTCCGAGCGGCAGGCAAAGATGGAACTTTTGGAGCTTAAAGCGCTTCAGTCGCAGATGAACCCTCATTTTATGTCCAACACTTTGCACTCGATTTACTGGAAAGCCTTCCAACTGACGCGTTCACCGAATGATGCGTGCGTCATGATCGAACAGCTCAGCGACCTGCTGGAATATGCGCTGCGGGGAACGGATGATGCGGTAACGCTGCACGATGAGCTTGCCAATGTGAGAGGCTATATCGAGCTGCAGAAGACCCGATTCTCGGATCGCTTGCAGGTGATCTGGGACACGAGGGCGGAGATGAAGGACTGCCGTGTCGTGAAAATCAGCATGCAGCCGCTAGTCGAGAACAGCATTCATATCGGTCTTGCTGCACAAGACCAACTGGCTGTTAAGGTCAAGTGCCGCATGAATGGTGCAAATTTGCATGTTACCATCATCGACAATGGACCGGGAATACCGCTTGAACGGCTGAAGCGCATTCGCGCGTCGTTTGAGTCAGACTCTATGCAAGGCAAGCATGTAGGACTCTTTAATACAAGCAAAAGGCTAACGCTGCATTACGGCGCAGGCAAGTGGATGCGCGTTCTTAGCAAGGAAGGGAAGGGTACGGCCATTACGCTGATTTTTCCGCAGTAA